The genomic interval TTTGTAAATACTAATGGTTTATTAACTGTAGAAGTCAATAAAAAATTTGGAGAGTCAACAGTTTCAAAAATACTTGATTTAGTAGAAAATGCTTCTAGTAAAAAGGCACCAACAGAAAACTTTATAACTAAATTTGCCCGATATTATACTCCAGTAGTAGTATTTAGTGCTATTTTTATTGCATTCATTCCTCCACTAATATTAAAACAAGAATTATCTCACTGGGTATATAGAGCGTTAATATTCTTAGTAATTTCTTGTCCTTGTGCTTTAGTAATATCCATACCTTTAGGATTCTTTGGAGGCATAGGTGGGGCTTCTAAAACTGGTATATTAATAAAAGGAGGAAATTATTTAGAAGCTTTAAATGAAGTAGATACTATGGTATTTGATAAGACAGGTACTTTAACAAAGGGGGTCTTTAAAGTATCTGAAATAGAAAGTTATGAAGGATATACAAAGGATGAAGTTTTAGAAATTGCAGCTTATGGGGAAGTCTTTTCTAATCATCCAATAGGTAAATCTATAGTAGAAGCTTATGGAAAAGAAATAGATAAAAATCGTATAGAGGATTATAAAGAAATAGCTGGAAAAGGTATAGAAGTTATTATAGATGGCAATAAAGTACTACTAGGTAATAGAAAATTACTAAAAGACAATAAAATATCTTTTACAGAAAAAGATACCTATGGAACCGTAGCTTATATAGCTAGAAATAATCAATATATTGGTAATGTAATAATATCTGATGAAATAAAAGCAGGGGCAGAGGATACAATATCTGAATTGAAGAAATTAGGAGTAAAAACTGTCATGTTATCTGGTGATAATAAACAAGTCGTTGAAAAAGTAGGGGAAGCCTTAGGAATTGACAGCATATATGGAGAACTTCTACCTCAAGACAAAGTAAGTATATTTGAATCTATAATTACAGAAAAAACAGGAAAAGGGAAAGTAGCCTTTGTAGGAGATGGAGTTAATGATGCACCAGTATTAGCAAGAGCAGATATAGGTATTGCTATGGGTGGTTTAGGTTCAGATGCAGCTATAGAAGCTTCAGATGTAGTTATAATGACTGACAGTATAAATAAATTGACTACAGGATTAAAAATATCTAATAAAACTAAAAAAATAGTAACTCAAAATATAGTTTTTGCTTTAGGAATAAAGTTAATCGTTTTAGCTTTAGGAGCATTTGGAAAAGCCACTATGTGGGAGGCTGTATTTGCAGATGTAGGAGTTTCCGTTATAGCGATAATGAATTCTATGAGGGCTTTAAAAATAAAGGAGTAGAAATATACTCCTTTTTTTTTATTTCACAAATTAATATTAAATACATAAAATATGATAAACTATAATAAGACTAATATTAAGTAAGAGGTGTCACAG from Tissierellales bacterium carries:
- a CDS encoding heavy metal translocating P-type ATPase, which translates into the protein MTQKEFILEGLNCASCAGKIEKQINGINGVEEATLDFISKKLKVKVKVEDENTLKRISNEIIDIVKALEPHVDVIDTSKEESHGHDHTHGEVKKENVVKIIVASILFAIPLIFKMEGISKFILFFASYLIVGGEILLRAANNIVKGQVFDENFLMAIATIGAFIIGEYPEGVAVMLFYQIGELFQDLAVNNSRKSIKSLLDIRPDYANLMKGEDLVKVDPNEVEIGDYIIVRPGEKIPLDGIVTEGNSFVDTSNITGESVPRPVGKGDTVLSGFVNTNGLLTVEVNKKFGESTVSKILDLVENASSKKAPTENFITKFARYYTPVVVFSAIFIAFIPPLILKQELSHWVYRALIFLVISCPCALVISIPLGFFGGIGGASKTGILIKGGNYLEALNEVDTMVFDKTGTLTKGVFKVSEIESYEGYTKDEVLEIAAYGEVFSNHPIGKSIVEAYGKEIDKNRIEDYKEIAGKGIEVIIDGNKVLLGNRKLLKDNKISFTEKDTYGTVAYIARNNQYIGNVIISDEIKAGAEDTISELKKLGVKTVMLSGDNKQVVEKVGEALGIDSIYGELLPQDKVSIFESIITEKTGKGKVAFVGDGVNDAPVLARADIGIAMGGLGSDAAIEASDVVIMTDSINKLTTGLKISNKTKKIVTQNIVFALGIKLIVLALGAFGKATMWEAVFADVGVSVIAIMNSMRALKIKE